In Massilia antarctica, the following are encoded in one genomic region:
- a CDS encoding aldehyde dehydrogenase family protein — MKQNYINGAWVDGASSSANINPSNTTDIIGHYAQADAQQTELAIAAAAAAAPGWALSNIQMRADALDKIGSEILARKEELGTLLSREEGKTRPEGIGEVARAGAIFKFFAQECLRLRGDKLPSVRPNLDVEVTREPVGVVGIIAPWNFPIAIPSWKIAPALAYGNCVLIKPAELVPASVWALTEIISRAGLPPGVFNLVMGRGKVVGQAFLHDRRVNAISFTGSAATGAKVASAAIGRMAKVQIEMGGKNPLIVLNDADLATAVNCAVQGSFFSTGQRCTASSRLIVEKGIYPAFVAAMRDKLATLKVGDALGDGIDIGPVVDQSQLDQDMEYIGIGREEGATLAFGGERVACATPGFFLRPTLFTDCSNDMRISREEIFGPVGMVIPADSYEHALAMANDTEFGLASGIVTTSLKYATHFKRHAEAGMVMVNVPTAGVDYHVPFGGRKGSSYGSREQGTYAAEFFTTVKTAYCGV; from the coding sequence ATGAAACAGAACTATATCAACGGCGCCTGGGTCGACGGCGCTTCGTCGTCCGCCAATATCAATCCCTCGAACACCACCGACATCATCGGCCACTACGCCCAGGCCGACGCGCAGCAAACCGAGCTGGCGATCGCCGCCGCCGCTGCCGCCGCGCCCGGCTGGGCCCTGTCCAACATCCAGATGCGCGCCGATGCGCTCGACAAGATCGGCAGCGAAATCCTGGCCCGCAAAGAAGAGCTCGGCACCCTGCTCTCGCGCGAGGAAGGCAAGACCCGTCCGGAAGGCATCGGCGAAGTCGCCCGCGCCGGCGCCATCTTCAAATTCTTCGCCCAGGAATGCCTGCGCCTGCGCGGCGACAAGCTGCCGTCCGTGCGTCCCAACCTCGACGTGGAAGTCACGCGCGAGCCGGTCGGCGTGGTCGGCATCATCGCGCCGTGGAATTTCCCGATTGCAATTCCCTCCTGGAAAATCGCGCCGGCACTGGCCTACGGCAACTGCGTGCTGATCAAGCCGGCCGAACTGGTGCCCGCCAGCGTCTGGGCCCTGACCGAAATCATCAGCCGCGCCGGCCTGCCGCCTGGTGTGTTCAACCTGGTGATGGGCCGCGGCAAGGTGGTCGGCCAGGCTTTCCTGCATGACCGCCGGGTCAACGCGATCAGCTTCACCGGGTCGGCCGCGACCGGCGCAAAGGTGGCGTCCGCCGCCATCGGGCGCATGGCCAAGGTGCAGATCGAAATGGGCGGCAAGAATCCGCTGATCGTCCTCAACGACGCCGACCTCGCCACCGCCGTCAACTGCGCGGTGCAGGGGTCGTTCTTCTCGACCGGCCAGCGCTGCACGGCATCGAGCCGCCTGATCGTCGAAAAAGGCATCTACCCGGCATTCGTGGCCGCCATGCGCGACAAGCTGGCCACATTGAAAGTTGGCGACGCGCTCGGCGACGGCATCGACATCGGCCCCGTGGTCGACCAGAGCCAGCTCGATCAGGATATGGAATACATCGGCATCGGCCGCGAGGAAGGTGCGACCCTGGCCTTCGGCGGCGAGCGGGTGGCATGCGCGACGCCGGGCTTCTTCCTGCGTCCGACCCTGTTTACCGATTGCAGCAACGACATGCGCATCAGTCGCGAGGAAATCTTTGGCCCGGTCGGCATGGTGATCCCGGCCGACAGCTACGAGCATGCGCTGGCCATGGCCAACGATACCGAGTTCGGCCTGGCCAGCGGCATCGTCACCACCTCGCTCAAGTACGCGACCCACTTCAAGCGCCATGCCGAAGCGGGCATGGTGATGGTCAATGTGCCGACCGCGGGTGTCGACTACCATGTGCCGTTCGGCGGACGCAAGGGATCGAGCTACGGTTCGCGCGAACAAGGCACTTACGCGGCCGAGTTCTTCACCACTGTCAAAACCGCTTACTGCGGCGTGTAA
- a CDS encoding PEP-CTERM sorting domain-containing protein gives MDRRTGTAAAVYETFRLYENGVLRDLNTLIDPAFGWVLQEARAINDMQQIAATGCKGGQCYALRLDPTSAVPEPDTYAVLLLGLVMVGFAARRAAGVGANRTVSSSARQGGTALPFAR, from the coding sequence ATGGATCGCCGAACCGGCACTGCGGCAGCAGTTTATGAAACATTCAGGCTATATGAAAACGGCGTCCTGCGCGACCTCAACACCTTGATCGATCCGGCCTTCGGCTGGGTCTTGCAAGAGGCGCGCGCCATCAACGACATGCAGCAGATCGCCGCCACCGGCTGCAAGGGTGGCCAGTGCTACGCCTTGCGGCTCGATCCGACCAGTGCCGTGCCCGAGCCCGACACCTATGCGGTGCTGCTCCTTGGGCTGGTCATGGTCGGCTTTGCCGCGCGCCGTGCCGCCGGCGTGGGCGCCAACCGCACGGTGTCGAGCAGCGCGCGGCAGGGTGGCACCGCGCTGCCGTTCGCCCGGTGA